A single genomic interval of Spirosoma taeanense harbors:
- a CDS encoding SusC/RagA family TonB-linked outer membrane protein: MQTILNRPVLCRSREGTLPTGWASRNRFYASLLLVLVCVTGVFAQSKVTGRVIDDQGQALPGVSVVVKGTTTGSVTDGTGNYSLTVPNRTATLVFSYIGFITQEIPVNNQATINLTLATDTKSLSEVVVVGYGTQKKETVTGSVVAVKGADLVKSPTTNLSNSLAGRLPGVTAVNRSGEPGYDGSTIRIRGTNTLGNNSALVVVDGIPDRAGGLDRINPADIETISVLKDASAAIYGSRAANGVILITTKRGKTGKPQLSYSFNQGFAQPTVVPRLANAAEYATMLNDLNVYELPVSEWAAATKAYQTTGSYTRPDGTVRKAPYTPDDMAKYNDGSDPWGHPNTDWYKSTLKTWSPQTRHNLQLTGGTEDFKYLASLGYQNQDAFYKQSATGYKQYDMRINIDANINKYLHVALGVLGREEFRFYPTRGAGAIFRMQMRGKPNQPAFWPDGRPGPDIENGENPVVITTNATGYDRDKRDYIQTNGQLDFKVPGVEGLKFSATAAIDKLSQNNKRWETPWTLYERGTGVDANGNPNLIASVRGPAEPRLTLGNNTQLNILLGGIGTYERKFGDHGLTVLAGVNRETISGDNFNAFRRYFISPAIDQLFAGGDLSKDNAGGAFNRARLNYFGRIAYNYKEKYLFEFLSRYDGSDIFPEATRYGFFPGVMAGWVVSEENFWKNSVPAVNYLKLRASFGQLGNDQIYLPGTSTLATYQYLATYGFNTYIIDNAQAKTLAESRIPNTTITWEVANNADVGIEGQLFNGKIAFEFDYFNNLRTSILYPRNASVPRTTGLILPPENIGKVRNSGFDGQVSYNGQAGQLRFTVGVNGGYAQNKIIFWDEAPGAPEWQRSTGRPINSYVTYLYDGVFRDQADIDANKLDYSAIVKTIRPGDMKYKDYNGDGKITPDDRVRNNRTNLPLFQGGMNMTAAYKNFDLTILFQGSAGAQQYISLGESGNIGNYLKEIYTDRWTVDNPSSVHPRIANRSDQYFSGGNTYWLRSADYIRLKNLEIGYTIPETIGKKVGISSLRVYVNALNLATIVNKLGSFDPEADNATGQYYPQSRIINTGLSLRF; encoded by the coding sequence ATGCAAACAATTTTAAACAGACCGGTTCTCTGTCGATCCAGGGAGGGTACTCTGCCGACAGGATGGGCTAGCAGAAATCGCTTTTATGCATCCCTGCTTTTAGTGCTGGTCTGCGTAACCGGAGTATTCGCTCAGTCGAAAGTGACTGGTCGCGTAATTGACGATCAGGGGCAGGCTCTGCCGGGAGTAAGCGTCGTCGTCAAAGGCACCACAACCGGTTCGGTCACGGATGGAACCGGCAATTATTCCTTAACGGTACCGAACCGTACCGCCACCCTGGTCTTCTCCTACATTGGTTTCATTACGCAGGAGATCCCCGTCAATAACCAGGCAACGATTAACCTTACTCTGGCTACGGACACTAAGTCGCTGAGTGAGGTCGTCGTGGTTGGTTACGGTACGCAGAAGAAAGAAACCGTAACGGGTTCGGTTGTCGCGGTAAAAGGCGCCGACCTGGTGAAGTCGCCAACGACCAACCTGTCTAACTCGCTGGCTGGTCGCCTGCCGGGCGTTACGGCCGTTAACCGTAGTGGTGAGCCGGGTTACGATGGCTCCACGATCCGGATTCGAGGAACCAATACGCTGGGAAACAACAGCGCGCTGGTTGTCGTCGATGGTATTCCCGATCGTGCTGGTGGTCTGGACCGGATCAACCCGGCCGACATCGAGACAATCTCGGTGCTGAAAGATGCCTCGGCGGCCATTTACGGTTCACGGGCCGCAAACGGCGTTATCCTGATTACGACCAAGCGTGGCAAGACCGGCAAACCCCAGCTGTCGTATTCCTTCAACCAGGGATTTGCCCAGCCAACGGTTGTGCCCCGGCTGGCGAATGCGGCTGAGTATGCGACAATGCTCAATGATCTGAACGTGTATGAGTTACCGGTGTCAGAATGGGCCGCTGCTACGAAAGCGTATCAGACAACGGGTTCCTATACGCGCCCGGATGGAACGGTTCGTAAGGCTCCGTACACGCCAGACGACATGGCCAAGTATAACGATGGCTCTGATCCGTGGGGACACCCCAATACCGACTGGTATAAGTCGACACTGAAAACCTGGTCGCCCCAGACCCGGCACAACCTGCAGCTGACGGGCGGTACGGAAGATTTTAAATACCTGGCTTCGCTGGGTTACCAGAACCAGGACGCGTTCTACAAGCAGTCGGCGACGGGGTATAAGCAGTATGATATGCGCATTAACATCGATGCAAACATCAATAAATACCTCCACGTAGCTCTGGGCGTACTTGGCCGGGAAGAATTCCGGTTTTACCCAACCCGGGGGGCCGGTGCCATTTTCCGGATGCAGATGCGCGGTAAGCCGAACCAGCCCGCTTTCTGGCCTGATGGTCGGCCTGGCCCGGACATTGAAAACGGGGAAAACCCGGTGGTGATCACGACCAACGCAACGGGCTACGACCGCGACAAACGGGATTACATCCAGACCAACGGCCAGCTCGATTTCAAAGTGCCGGGTGTTGAGGGCCTGAAGTTCTCGGCCACGGCGGCTATTGACAAGCTGAGTCAGAACAACAAGCGGTGGGAGACACCCTGGACGCTATATGAGCGCGGCACGGGCGTTGATGCCAACGGCAACCCGAATCTGATCGCCAGCGTTCGGGGACCAGCCGAACCCCGCCTGACCCTCGGCAACAATACCCAGCTGAACATTCTGCTGGGCGGTATCGGAACCTATGAGCGCAAATTTGGTGATCACGGACTGACGGTGCTGGCCGGGGTGAACCGCGAAACCATTTCGGGCGACAACTTCAATGCGTTCCGTCGGTATTTCATCTCGCCAGCCATCGATCAGCTGTTTGCCGGTGGTGACCTGAGCAAAGACAACGCCGGTGGCGCTTTCAACCGGGCGCGTCTGAACTACTTCGGCCGGATTGCGTATAACTACAAGGAGAAGTACCTGTTCGAGTTCCTGAGCCGCTACGATGGTTCGGATATCTTCCCGGAGGCAACCCGTTACGGTTTCTTCCCGGGCGTAATGGCCGGCTGGGTAGTATCGGAAGAAAATTTCTGGAAGAACTCGGTTCCAGCGGTTAACTACCTGAAGCTACGTGCATCGTTCGGTCAGCTGGGTAACGACCAGATTTATCTGCCCGGAACGTCTACGTTAGCCACGTATCAGTACCTGGCGACGTATGGCTTCAATACATACATTATTGATAACGCGCAGGCCAAGACGCTAGCGGAGAGCCGGATTCCAAACACGACCATTACGTGGGAAGTGGCCAACAACGCCGACGTAGGTATCGAAGGACAACTGTTCAACGGAAAAATTGCCTTTGAATTCGACTACTTCAACAACCTGCGTACGTCGATTCTGTATCCCCGCAATGCATCGGTACCCCGCACAACGGGTCTGATTCTGCCGCCGGAAAACATCGGTAAAGTGCGCAACAGCGGTTTCGATGGTCAGGTGAGCTACAACGGTCAGGCGGGCCAGCTGCGGTTTACGGTTGGCGTAAACGGCGGTTACGCTCAGAACAAGATCATCTTCTGGGACGAAGCGCCGGGTGCGCCCGAATGGCAGCGGTCAACGGGTCGCCCCATCAACTCCTACGTTACGTACCTGTACGACGGTGTCTTCCGGGACCAGGCGGATATCGACGCCAACAAGCTCGATTACTCGGCCATCGTGAAGACCATCCGTCCCGGCGACATGAAGTACAAGGACTACAACGGCGACGGCAAGATCACGCCCGACGACCGCGTGCGGAACAACCGGACAAACCTGCCGCTGTTTCAGGGCGGTATGAACATGACGGCAGCGTACAAAAACTTCGACCTGACGATTCTCTTCCAGGGTTCGGCCGGGGCGCAGCAGTATATCAGCCTGGGTGAGTCGGGTAACATTGGAAACTACCTGAAAGAGATCTATACCGACCGCTGGACGGTAGACAACCCCAGCAGCGTTCACCCGCGCATTGCCAACCGCAGTGACCAGTACTTCTCGGGTGGCAACACCTACTGGCTGCGCTCGGCTGACTACATCCGCCTGAAGAACCTCGAAATCGGCTACACCATTCCGGAAACGATTGGTAAGAAAGTTGGTATCAGCAGCCTGCGGGTTTACGTGAATGCGTTAAACCTGGCTACGATTGTCAACAAGCTGGGTTCATTTGATCCGGAAGCGGATAATGCAACGGGGCAGTATTACCCCCAGTCGCGCATCATTAACACCGGCTTGTCGCTTCGCTTCTAA